One Setaria viridis chromosome 3, Setaria_viridis_v4.0, whole genome shotgun sequence DNA window includes the following coding sequences:
- the LOC140222349 gene encoding solanesyl-diphosphate synthase 2, chloroplastic, with product MLSLSCPGVSMSKKAFDSGQLASCRCSWPGARAAPRRQRTPCVCFVASPATQPGLAAIDVPPQTIVTTASVPERISVSSLLEVVSGDLLNLNNNLKSLVGAENPVLVSAAEQIFGAGGKRLRPALVFLVSRATAEIAALSELTTEHQRLAEIIEMIHTASLIHDDVIDDSGMRRGKETIHQLYGTRVAVLAGDFMFAQSSWFLANLENIEVIKLISQVIKDFASGEIKQASTLFDCDVTLDDYLLKSYYKTASLIAASTRSAAIFSGVGTTICEQMYEYGRNLGLSFQVVDDILDFTQSAEQLGKPAGSDLAKGNLTAPVIFALQDEPRLREIIDSEFSEPGSLGTAIELVHRSGGIRRAQELAKEKGDLAIQSLQCLPRSEFRSTLEKVVHYNLQRIE from the exons ATGCTGTCTCTGAGCTGCCCGGGGGTGTCCATGAGCAAGAAGGCGTTCGATTCGGGGCAGCTGGCCTCCTGCCGCTGCAGCTggccgggcgcgcgcgcggcgccgaggCGGCAGCGCACGCCATGTGTTTGCTTCGTTGCCTCACCCGCCACACAGCCTG GCCTTGCTGCAATTGATGTGCCCCCGCAGACGATTGTGACGACGGCAAGCGTCCCTGAACGCATTTCTGTTTCTTCGCTGTTGGAGGTTGTCTCGGGCGACTTGCTCAACCTCAACAACAATCTCAAATCG CTTGTTGGTGCAGAAAATCCAGTTTTAGTGTCTGCAGCAGAACAAATTTTTGGTGCTGGTGGAAAGAGATTAAGACCAGCATTAGTTTTTCTGGTGTCCAGAGCAACTGCTGAAATAGCTGCTTTGTC GGAGCTAACTACAGAACATCAGCGCTTGGCAGAGATCATAGAGATGATTCATACTGCAAGTTTAATACATGATGATGTCATAGACGATAGTGGGATGCGAAGAG GAAAAGAAACTATCCATCAGCTCTATGGCACACGGGTGGCTGTGCTTGCAGGTGATTTTATGTTTGCACAGTCTTCTTGGTTTCTTGCAAACCTAGAAAACATTGAAGTTATCAAGCTCATCAGCCAG GTAATCAAGGATTTTGCCAGTGGTGAGATAAAACAAGCATCAACTCTTTTCGACTGCGACGTCACCCTTGATGATTATCTGCTCAAGAGCTATTATAAAACCGCCTCTCTGATCGCAGCAAGCACAAGGTCTGCCGCCATATTCAGCGGTGTCGGCACCACTATATGTGAGCAGATGTATGAATACGGCAGGAATCTTGGGCTCTCCTTCCAGGTAGTGGATGACATTCTTGATTTCACCCAGTCAGCCGAGCAGCTCGGGAAACCAGCAGGCAGCGACCTGGCCAAGGGAAACCTGACAGCCCCAGTCATCTTCGCGCTGCAAGACGAGCCACGGTTGCGGGAGATAATCGATTCTGAATTCAGCGAGCCCGGTTCCCTTGGCACAGCGATAGAGCTGGTTCACCGGAGCGGCGGGATCAGAAGGGCTcaggagctcgccaaggagaaaGGCGACCTGGCCATACAGAGCCTGCAGTGCCTTCCGAGGAGCGAGTTCAGAAGCACCCTTGAGAAGGTGGTGCACTACAATCTCCAGAGGATCGAGTAG
- the LOC117849941 gene encoding RNA cytidine acetyltransferase 1, translating to MRKKVDERIRTLIENGVRQRQRSMFVIVGDKSRDQIVNLNYMLSKSRVKSRPSVLWCYRDKLEISSHKKKRAKQIKKLMQRGLMDPEKADPFSLFLETSDITYCLYRDSERVLGNTFGMCILQDFEALTPNLLARTIETVEGGGLIILLLRSLSSLTSLYTMVMDVHERFRTESHTQPAARFNERFLLSIASCKACVVMDDELNILPISSHMKFIQPVTNNEDSEGLSKRERQLKDLKDQLREDFPVGPLIGKCCTLDQGNAVINFLDSVLDKNLRNTVALLAARGRGKSAALGLAIAGAIAAGYSNIFVTAPSPENLKTLFDFVCKGINALEYKEHLHYDVVKSADPELKKATIQINVYKQHRQTIQYLKPHDHGKLSQVELLVIDEAAAIPLPIVKSMLGPYLVFLSSTVNGYEGTGRSLSLKLLQQLESQSQPSAQSNGSNSSRVFKKIELNESIRYASGDPIETWLNDLLCLDLANSIPNISRLPHPKECDLYYVNRDTLFSYHKESEIFLQRMMALYVASHYKNSPNDLQLMADAPAHHLFVLLGPVDESKNQLPDILCVIQVCLEGQISRKSAMKSLSEGRAPSGDQIPWKFCEQFQDNVFPSLSGARIVRIAVHPSALRLGYGSAAVDLLTRYYEGQMTLFADDEETEEPEVKITEAAEKASLLEENIKPRANLPPLLVHLRERRPEKLHYLGVSFGLTQELFRFWRKHNFYPFYVGQIQSAVTGEHTCMVLRPLNSDDIEVSESNKCGFLDPFYQDFRQRFRRLLGTSFRHLNFKLAMSVLASKIDYSNHEPSEYGNNSASKLLGDTLSPHDMKRLEAYSNNLVDYHLILDLVPILAHQYFSEKLPVSLHGAQAAVLFCMGLQDKDVGTVKEELGIEREQVLSNFIKTMKKLYGYLHKIAGKEIEATLPRLKEIEMPPLSKSMDEDLAEAAKEVEEKRRAANEAPVDPKILQKYAIDNNDNEMEEALKSAKVSASGIISVKSNKTKADKKEKHKEMGKSKRKGTDGGRSESKKKRS from the exons ATGAGGAAGAAGGTGGACGAGCGCATCCGCACGCTGATCGAGAACGGcgtgcggcagcggcagcgctcCATGTTCGTCATCGTCGGCGACAAGTCGCGCGACCAGATTGTCAACCTCAACTACATGCTCTCCAAGTCCCGCGTGAAGTCGCGGCCCTCCGTCCTGTGGTGCTACCGCGACAAGCTCGAGATCAGCAG CCACAAGAAGAAGCGCGCCAAGCAGATCAAGAAGCTCATGCAGAGGGGGCTCATGGACCCCGAGAAGGCCGACCCGTTCTCCCTCTTTCTGGAGACCTCGGACATCACATACTGCCTCTACAGGGACTCTGAGAGGGTCCTTGGCAACACGTTTGGCATGTGCATACTGCAG GACTTCGAGGCGCTGACGCCCAACCTTCTCGCACGGACCATTGAGACAGTTGAGGGTGGTGGTTTGATCATTCTGCTGCTCCGTTCATTGTCCTCGCTTACCAGCCTTTATACAATGGTCATG GATGTCCATGAAAGGTTTCGAACAGAGTCTCATACTCAACCAGCCGCGAGGTTCAATGAGAGGTTCTTGCTGTCCATAGCATCATGCAAAGCATGTGTTGTGATGGATGATGAACTTAACATTTTGCCGATATCATCTCACATGAAATTCATACAACCAGTTACAAACAATGAG GATTCTGAGGGATTGTCAAAACGGGAGAGGCAGTTAAAAGACCTCAAGGATCAACTTCGCGAAGACTTCCCTGTTGGTCCTTTGATTGGCAAGTGCTGCACATTGGATCAG GGTAATGCTGTCATCAACTTCCTTGACTCTGTTTTGGATAAAAACCTGAGGAATACGGTTGCCTTGCTTGCTGCTCGTGGACGTGGTAAATCAGCAGCCCTTGGTCTTGCCATTGCAGGAGCTATAGCAGCTGG GTACTCAAATATATTTGTCACCGCTCCAAGTCCAGAGAACTTGAAGACTCTGTTTGATTTTGTGTGCAAGGGAATAAATGCATTGGAGTACAAG gaGCATTTGCACTATGACGTGGTGAAGAGTGCAGATCCGGAACTCAAGAAAGCAACGATTCAAATAAATGTATATAAACAACATCGTCAGACAATCCAG TATCTGAAACCACATGATCATGGAAAGCTTTCTCAAGTTGAACTCCTTGTTATTGATGAAGCTGCTGCCATTCCATTGCCAATTGTTAAGTCCATGCTTGGTCCATACCTTGTTTTCCTGTCTTCCACTGTCAATGG GTATGAAGGAACAGGGCGATCATTGTCTTTGAAGCTTCTCCAGCAATTAGAATCCCAAAGCCAACCATCTGCGCAATCTAATGGATCTAATTCCA GTAGGGTGTTTAAGAAAATTGAATTGAACGAGTCAATTAGATATGCCTCTGGTGACCCTATTGAGACATGGCTTAATGACTTACTTTGTTTGGACCTTGCAAACTCCATTCCGAATATCAGTAG GCTACCTCACCCAAAAGAATGTGATCTGTATTATGTCAACCGGGACACACTTTTCTCATACCACAAGGAGAGTGAGATATTTTTACAG CGGATGATGGCACTTTATGTTGCTTCCCACTACAAAAATTCACCTAATGACTTGCAATTAATGGCGGATGCACCGGCCCATCATTTGTTTGTATTGCTTG GCCCTGTTGATGAGTCCAAAAACCAGCTCCCAGATATTCTGTGTGTAATCCAG GTTTGTTTGGAAGGACAAATATCTCGAAAGTCGGCTATGAAAAGCTTGAGCGAGGGTCGTGCACCTTCTGGTGATCAAATACCTTGGAAATTTTGTGAACAGTTCCAAGACAATGTATTTCCTAGTCTCTCAGGAGCTCGGATAGTGCGAATTGCTGTCCATCCTAGTGCCTTGAGG CTTGGGTATGGTTCAGCTGCCGTGGACCTTCTAACAAG GTACTATGAAGGGCAAATGACACTAtttgctgatgatgaggaaactGAAGAGCCTGAAGTGAAGATTACTGAAGCTGCAGAGAAG GCTTCGCTGCTAGAAGAGAACATAAAACCTAGGGCAAATCTTCCGCCACTCCTTGTTCATCTTCGTGAACGTCGTCCTGAGAAGCTCCATTACCTTGGTGTATCTTTTGGACTGACACAAGAGCTTTTCCGCTTTTGGCGGAAGCACAACTTTTATCCATTCTATGTGGGCCAGATTCAA agTGCTGTTACTGGTGAGCATACCTGTATGGTTCTGAGGCCATTAAATAGTGATGACATCGAAGTTAGCGAGTCAAACAAATGTGGATTTTTGGATCCGTTTTATCAAG ATTTCAGACAAAGATTCAGGCGGCTTTTGGGAACTTCTTTCCGGCATCTCAATTTTAAACTTGCGATGAG TGTCTTGGCTTCGAAGATTGATTATTCAAACCATGAACCTTCAGAATATGGTAACAATAGCGCATCAAAGTTGTTGGGAGACACGCTATCACCACATGACATGAAGCGGTTAGAAGCATATTCCAACAACTTAGTTGATTATCATCTG ATTCTGGATCTTGTCCCCATCCTTGCACACCAGTATTTTTCGGAGAAGCTTCCTGTATCATTACATGGTGCCCAAGCTGCTGTTTTGTTCTGTATGGGTCTGCAGGACAAAGACGTAGGCACTGTAAAG GAAGAACTGGGGATAGAAAGGGAACAAGTTCTGTCTAACTTCATCAAGACAATGAAGAAGTTATATGGTTACCTTCATAAGATCGCAGGAAAAGAAATTGAAGCAACCTTACCTCGACTGAAGGAG ATTGAAATGCCCCCTCTTAGCAAATCGATGGATGAGGATCTTGCAGAAGCAGCCAAGGAAGTAGAG GAAAAGAGAAGAGCCGCAAATGAAGCCCCTGTGGACCCAAAAATTCTGCAGAAGTATGCAATTGATAATAATGACAATGAAATGGAGGAGGCCCTGAAGAGTGCCAAGGTGTCTGCAAGCGGCATTATCAGCGTGAAGTCCAACAAAACAAAGGCAGACAAGAAAGAGAAGCACAAGGAAATGGGCAAATCAAAGAGGAAAGGAACTGATGGTGGCAGGTCCGAATCGAAAAAGAAGAGGTCTTAA